The nucleotide sequence CCACGTTTAAGGGGGCTAGTAAACGCTTAGAAAAAATAGCAGAAAGTAAAACAAGTGTTGCATATAAAGATTTTGCACATTCACCAAGTAAAGTAGAAGCCACTACAAAAGCTGTAAAAGCGCAGTACAGAAATAAAACTTTAATTGCCTGTTTGGAGTTGCATACTTATAGTAGTCTTAACGCTGAGTTTTTAAAGGAATATAAAGGTGCATTAGATGCAGCAGATGAGGCAGTAGTATTTTACTCGCCACATGCAGTTGAAATTAAAAAATTAAATGTGGTAACTCATGAGCAAATTGCTAACGCTTTTGAACGTGATGATTTAATTATTTATACTAATCCAAGCGATTTTAAAAACTATTTATTCTCTCAAAATTTTGATAATAAAACCTTATTGCTAATGAGTTCTGGTAATTATGGTGGCTTGGATTTTGATGAAGTGAAACAATTGATTAAATAATTTCAATTTCTACCTCCCTTCAAAATCACTCAAAAGTCCATTGTGAATCCAATTTGCCAAAGCTTCTCTGTTTTGATAATTTAGAATGCGTTTTTGATCTTTTTTGTTTTTAATATTCCCCAATTCAATGTAAACCATAGCAGGTAAAGTGTTTTTAATTAGATATAAACCACTTCTTGAACTTACTGATCCTGAATATATGCGATTAGGTTGATGCTTAGCATATTTTTGTTTAAACGAATTATGGATATTATCAGCCAAACGTTTCCCATTTTTACTATTAATATGATGATAGAAAAAAACATCTATATTTTTTCCTTTACTTCGACTATCCACATGGGTTACAATAAGCCTTTGGTATGCTCCTCTATGCTTTACATATAAATTGTTTACTGCCTGTGTACGTTGCCTTAATCGTAATCTTTGATTTCTGGGTATTTTATTATTAGGATAACTAACTTCATCATAATCAACTTCTAAAATACGTTTATCTCTAATCCCATCATTAAGATCTTTTATAATAATATATACTTTAGCACCATTTGAAAGTAATTTTCTTGCCAAGCGTAAAGTTACATCGTAAGCATATTCATCTTCAGAAATAAGTTTGCCATTATAAGTTTCTATAGCACCTGGGTCTGGACCTCCATGTCCAGAAATTAAATAATAAATAGCACCTTCGAGTTTTTTGTCTTCAACTATAATGTCACTATAATGATTTCCAAAAAGAGTGTTCTTAATTTTTAATTTAGGTGAGGTATTCTCAATCTTTGGAGTAATGCTATCTATTACAGTAGTATCTTTTTCTGTTATTGGAAGAATATAGGTTTGACCTATAAATAAACCATTATTAGGCCGTAAGTTTTTTTGATTTAAAGCAATAAACTCTTTAATGTACTTTATATTGATATTATTTTTTTTGAATAAAGAATAAATCCCGTCACCACGTTTAGCAACAACAGTTTTTTGAGGAGTTTGTCCAACAACTAAAAAGAAGCTGAGAAATGAAAGAAATATGAGAAAATATTTAAACATACTAATTTCAAAGCTAGTAAAAATAGATGAGATAAATAAATGAAAACCTTGTAGTTAAGGTGCTATTATTTAAAAATTAACAGAAGTGTAGTTGTATGAGTTGCAATAAAGAAGAGTTATATTAAATAAAGATCTTTTGGTGTGCTAAATAGGTTGCTATATCTTTTAAAAAGTAACTATATTAAATACATTATCTAAAAAAGTTTTAACACTTTCTTGGTTAGTACGAATCAGCTCTTTTCTAGCATTTTCTTTATCACTTGGCTTTTTATCCTGAGAAAGTTTAAATTTTCCTTCCCAGTCAGTAATTGTAATTTCGAACATTTTAATATAATCAAGATTACGTTCCATTCTGGGATTGTCTGCTTCTAAAACATATTTATGATCTGGGGCTTCAAGGAACTCAGTCATTTTAATTAACGAATCTTTTAAAGCAACTTTGCTCTCAATAGCTGTTACTTTACCTTTTAAATGTACTTTAATATAATTCCATGTAGGTAATTGATTAGTATTATAAACACTAGGAGAAATATAACAATCGGGTCCAGAAAATAATATAGTTATATCATTATTGTTTTTAAGTAATCCAGCTTGAGGGTTAAAAATATCTATATGCCCAATAAGCTTATGTTCCTCTTCATATACTAATGGTAAATGTGTAATTAAAGGAGTATTATTATCAATCGAGATAATAGTTGCTAAAGGATAAGTTTTAATAACTTCAATCATATGATTGAGATCGTTATCTTGATGATGTTTAGGTGGGTAATTCATTAGACTCCAAATTGTTTTAAGTGGTGATCTAAATGCTTATATTGCATTTTGCCTCGCTGCTCAGTAGTGAAATCTCCAAAAATAGGATGGGTTGGCCAATTTGCACTATCTTTCTTATCAGCAAATTCATTTATCAGGTTTACTAAATTATCTTTCTCATTAGCAAAAACTTGAGGGTCTGTAACAATAAACTCTTTAGGGGTCTGTAAATTTTGTTTCCAAGGTTTATCATTATACATATGAGGCTTAACAATACTCTTAAATATTAATCGCTTTAAAAACCCAACCTTAGTTGTCATTTGTGTTTTACTTGTAGCGATTTCAAGTGGTAATTGGCAATGCTTAAGCATTTGACCTACATTCATTTTTCCCCAATTAGCTTGCGAGCTTTCATTTAAACTGTTTATTCTATTTAAAATTTCTTGATGTGTTTCAGCATTAAATAAAGATTCCATAAATATTGTTTTTTATTGCTTTCGAAATTTACAATAATTGTAATTTATATTACTCAAAAAAAGATAATAATGTATACTGAAAGTGGATGTTAAGTGGTATGAACTTTCTTTTTTGTAAGTAGAAACTTATATAAAATCTTTTTTATTTCGAAAATTTATTATATTTTCGACTAAGTGTTATAAAAAGCAGACAAAATACATAATTGACTGTGCCTCAAATAATTTAAACATGAAAGTTCAACAAATATCATTAACTGAAGATAATTGGAGTAATGAATTGACATCTATTAATATAGAAGCTAATTTATTCATACTATTTGTATCCCCAGATTTTAATTTAAAACAAGAGGTATTAACGACTCTTAATAAAAAATATACTCAAGCAATCATAGTTGGTTGCTCTACTGCAGGTGAAATATCAGATATTACAGTAAAAGACAAAACTATATCGTTAACAGCCATTCAATTAGAAAAGACAACTTTAAAAAAGGTTTCGTTTGAAATAAATGATAAAAATTGTAGCCAGGCTGCAGGTGAAGATATTGCTAGTCAATTGAGTAGTGAAAATTTAAAACATGTTATCGTTTTAAGTGATGGCTTAAACGTAAATGGAGCTGAATTAGTTTCAGGTTTAAAATCTGGACTACCTGATGTAAGTATCACGGGTGGATTAGCTGCAGATGGTTCTAACTTTAATAAAACTTTTATTATTAGTAATAATGAAATGGTTGATAAAACAATAGTTGGCCTTGGGTTTTATGGAGATAATTTAAAAGTAGGCTATAGCTCAAAAGGTGGATGGGATAGTTTTGGAATAGAACGTTTAGTTACAAAATCTGATAAAAATGTACTATATGAACTAGATGGCTTTCCTGCATTGGAGACCTATAAATCTTTTTTAGGAGATAAAGCTAATGATTTACCAAGTTCGGGATTGTTGTTTCCTTTAAGTATGAGAAATAGTGAAAACTCTACACCAGTAGTTAGGACGATTTTAGGAATAAATGAAGAAGAACAAAGTTTAACATTTGCAGGAAATATACCAGAAGGCTCTTATGTACGCTTGATGAAAGCAAATATAGATCGATTAATTAATGGAGCTGAAGATTCAGCAATATCTGCAAATAAAGATTTAAATGAAGCTTCAGAGCTAGCTATACTTATTAGTTGTGTTGGTAGACGATTAGTACTAAAGCAAATGGTTGAGGAAGAAGTAGAAGTCGTAAGAGAAGTAATAGGAAAAAAACCATGTATTACAGGATTTTATTCTTATGGAGAAATAGCACCATTTGGCGAATTTTCACCTTGCGAATTACACAATCAAACCATGACTATAACAACACTATCAGAATGTTAAGTAATGATGCCCATAGATTGTTGAAGCGTCAACTTAAAAAATCTAATTTAGATATTTTAGGAGATTCAAAGTATGCTGAATTTTTAAACATGATTAATGAAGCTTACAAAAGTTTTGATAACGATGTAACGCACATAGAACATATTCTTGAAGAAAGCTCAAGAGAATTATTTGTTGCAAATCAAAAATTAATAAAAGAAAGAGATAAAACAAGAACAAAACTTGAGAACCTTGTTGATAATATAGGAGGTGTTATTTTTGAAACAGATCTTGATGGAAATTTTACATTTTTAAATCCTGCGTGGGAGAAGTACTCAGGGTTTTCTGTTAAACAATCCTTAGGAAAAAGTTATAAAGACTTTTTAGGAGGAGAAAATATAGGAGGTAATAAGAGATTTAACGAATTATTTGCTAGACAAAAAACACATATTAAATTCATTTTTAAACATAAAAAAGATGACCATTTAATGTGGTTTGAAGTAAAATCTAAGCTTATTAAAGATATTAATGGTTTGCCTACTGGTTTTATTGGTACTATAACAGATATTACAAATTTAAAGGAAACAGAAATTGAGTTGCAAAAAGCTAGTAAATCTAAAGATGAATTTTTATCTACGATGTCTCATGAGATTAGAACACCGTTAAATGCAGTTACTGGGCTAACCAACATCTTGTTAATGGAAGATTATTTGCCTGAGCAAATGGAAAACCTTAAAGCATTAAAATATTCTGGAGAACATTTGTTAGGGCTAATAAATGATTTACTTGATTTTGATAAAATTAAATCAGGTAAAATAAAAATTAATGAAAAAGATTTTAGTTTAAACTATTTCTTAGAAAATATAAAATCTCATTTTTTATTAAGAGCAGAAAAAAAGGGAGTCGTTTTTAATGTTGTAAAAGAAAATGATTTACCAGATAATATTATAGGAGATAAACTAAAATTAACTCAAATAATAAAAAACCTGTTAAGTAACTCATTAAAATTTACCGAAAAAGGAAGTATTTTATTGATTATTAAGAATTTAGGAATAAATAAAAATAAAATCAATTTATTATTTAAAGTTATTGATACAGGTATAGGTATATCGAAAAGTAGGCAAGCCTCTATATTTGAAAGTTTTATGCAAGCCAATTCAGAAACATCAATTAAATATGGTGGTACTGGCCTTGGTTTGTCTATTAGTAAAAAACTATTAATGCTACAGGATAGTGATTTAAAAGTTAAAAGTAAATTGGGAGAAGGCGCAACTTTTTCTTTTAAAATAACATATAAGGTAAGTAACAGACTTGATCTTTATCAACCAGATATGATAAAACTACAGCCAAATTATAAACCATTGAATATTAATGTTCTAGTGGCTGAGGATAATAAAATGAATATACTTATTTTAAAAAGGTTTTTCTTGAAATGGAAAGTAAACTACCAAATCGCTCAAAATGGAAAAGAAGTATTACAATTTTTTGAAAATCCTGATTTTGATTTCAACCTTGTTTTAATGGATTTGCAAATGCCAATTTTAAATGGTTATGAAGCTACTAAAATGATAAGGAATCTTCCAGACCAATCCAAATCTAGCATTCCTATTATAGCATTAACGGCATTTGCGCAAACAGATATAAAAGAAAAAACAGAACGTTATAAAATGAATGGGTTTATGGGTAAGCCATTTAATCCGGAAAAACTATATGCTTTATTGAAAACATATAGTAAAGAATTAACTAATAAAAAGGCTATTTAAAGTTTTAAATGTCCATCAATATTGTTGTTTGATAAATGTGCAATAATTATATTTATCAAATGACAAAAAACTTACCTTCCTTTTCTATTAAAAATTGGTCTCAAGATGATCAACCACGAGAAAAACTACTTTATAAAGGAAAAACAGCATTAAGTGATGCAGAGCTAGTAGCAATTTTAATTAGCTCAGGAAATCGAAATGAAAGTGCGGTAGCTTTATGTAAACGCATTTTAGCTAGTGTTGACAATAATTTAAGTGAATTAGGAAAGCTATCTATAAAACAATTAATGGAATTTAAGGGCATTGGTGAAGCAAAAGCGATTGCAATTGCTGCGGCTATGGAATTGGGGAGAAGACGTAGAGGAGGTGAAGCTCTTAAGAAAAAGAAGATCGCTTCAAGTGCATCTGTTTTTGAATTAATGCAACCAATAATTGGAGAATTACCACATGAAGAATTTTGGATTATCTATTTAAACAATTCTAATAAAGTGATTCAGAAAAATCAATTAAGTAAAGGAGGAATAACAGGAACTTTGGTGGACGTGCGTTTGGCATTGAAGAATGCCTTAGAGTTAAATGCCACAGGAATTATTTTGATTCATAATCATCCTTCGGGAACACTAAAACCCAGTAAAGCCGATAAGCAATTAACTGTGAAAATGAGAACTGCCGCAGAAAGTTTAGATATAAAAATACTAGATCACATTATCATCACTGAAAAAGCGTATTTTAGTTTTGCAGATGAAAGGTTACTT is from Flavobacteriaceae bacterium and encodes:
- a CDS encoding N-acetylmuramoyl-L-alanine amidase — encoded protein: MFKYFLIFLSFLSFFLVVGQTPQKTVVAKRGDGIYSLFKKNNINIKYIKEFIALNQKNLRPNNGLFIGQTYILPITEKDTTVIDSITPKIENTSPKLKIKNTLFGNHYSDIIVEDKKLEGAIYYLISGHGGPDPGAIETYNGKLISEDEYAYDVTLRLARKLLSNGAKVYIIIKDLNDGIRDKRILEVDYDEVSYPNNKIPRNQRLRLRQRTQAVNNLYVKHRGAYQRLIVTHVDSRSKGKNIDVFFYHHINSKNGKRLADNIHNSFKQKYAKHQPNRIYSGSVSSRSGLYLIKNTLPAMVYIELGNIKNKKDQKRILNYQNREALANWIHNGLLSDFEGR
- a CDS encoding FMN-binding negative transcriptional regulator, whose translation is MNYPPKHHQDNDLNHMIEVIKTYPLATIISIDNNTPLITHLPLVYEEEHKLIGHIDIFNPQAGLLKNNNDITILFSGPDCYISPSVYNTNQLPTWNYIKVHLKGKVTAIESKVALKDSLIKMTEFLEAPDHKYVLEADNPRMERNLDYIKMFEITITDWEGKFKLSQDKKPSDKENARKELIRTNQESVKTFLDNVFNIVTF
- a CDS encoding DUF1569 domain-containing protein; this encodes MESLFNAETHQEILNRINSLNESSQANWGKMNVGQMLKHCQLPLEIATSKTQMTTKVGFLKRLIFKSIVKPHMYNDKPWKQNLQTPKEFIVTDPQVFANEKDNLVNLINEFADKKDSANWPTHPIFGDFTTEQRGKMQYKHLDHHLKQFGV
- a CDS encoding response regulator encodes the protein MYYRILFLWRNSTIWRIFTLRITQSNHDYNNTIRMLSNDAHRLLKRQLKKSNLDILGDSKYAEFLNMINEAYKSFDNDVTHIEHILEESSRELFVANQKLIKERDKTRTKLENLVDNIGGVIFETDLDGNFTFLNPAWEKYSGFSVKQSLGKSYKDFLGGENIGGNKRFNELFARQKTHIKFIFKHKKDDHLMWFEVKSKLIKDINGLPTGFIGTITDITNLKETEIELQKASKSKDEFLSTMSHEIRTPLNAVTGLTNILLMEDYLPEQMENLKALKYSGEHLLGLINDLLDFDKIKSGKIKINEKDFSLNYFLENIKSHFLLRAEKKGVVFNVVKENDLPDNIIGDKLKLTQIIKNLLSNSLKFTEKGSILLIIKNLGINKNKINLLFKVIDTGIGISKSRQASIFESFMQANSETSIKYGGTGLGLSISKKLLMLQDSDLKVKSKLGEGATFSFKITYKVSNRLDLYQPDMIKLQPNYKPLNINVLVAEDNKMNILILKRFFLKWKVNYQIAQNGKEVLQFFENPDFDFNLVLMDLQMPILNGYEATKMIRNLPDQSKSSIPIIALTAFAQTDIKEKTERYKMNGFMGKPFNPEKLYALLKTYSKELTNKKAI
- the radC gene encoding DNA repair protein RadC; its protein translation is MTKNLPSFSIKNWSQDDQPREKLLYKGKTALSDAELVAILISSGNRNESAVALCKRILASVDNNLSELGKLSIKQLMEFKGIGEAKAIAIAAAMELGRRRRGGEALKKKKIASSASVFELMQPIIGELPHEEFWIIYLNNSNKVIQKNQLSKGGITGTLVDVRLALKNALELNATGIILIHNHPSGTLKPSKADKQLTVKMRTAAESLDIKILDHIIITEKAYFSFADERLL